From Rhodopseudomonas palustris, a single genomic window includes:
- the ligA gene encoding NAD-dependent DNA ligase LigA, protein MTVKKNPAPDIATLTKAKAKVELMRLRLVIEGHDKAYYQDDAPKISDADYDALRRRLEAIEQKFPELVSASSPTQTVGAAPARGFAKVQHAVPMLSLGNAFTDEEVAEFVERVQRFLRLDDVPAIVAEPKIDGLSLSLRYENGELVRAATRGDGFTGEDVTANVRTIKDVPNTLKGNTIPAACELRGEVYMLKHDFLALNKRQEEAGETVFANPRNSAAGSLRQKDVAVTASRPLKFFAYAWGEMSDYPMEEPTQHKMLQWLDHAGFVVNPEITLCHSVEDALAFYRRIGEKRASLPYDIDGVVYKVDRLDYQERLGFVSRSPRWAIAHKFAAEQATTVLEKIDIQVGRTGAMTPVARLQPVTVGGVVVQNATLHNEDYIKGIGNDGSPLRDGVDIREGDTVVVQRAGDVIPQIVSVVLDKRPAGAEPYHFPHKCPVCGSHAVREEGEAVWRCTGALICPAQAVERLKHFVSRLAFDIDGLGEKQIELFHERGWVQEPADIFTLKARNAELKLEQLEGYGETSVRNLFAAIDARRTIELHRLIFALGIRHVGEGNAKLLARHYGTLDAFLTAMRAAADAQTEEGNTSEAYQDLDNIAGIGDVVAEAVVEFFAEERNVKALDALLAELTEVLPAEQARRDTAVAGKTVVFTGSLSKFTRDEAKAAAERLGAKVAGSVSKKTDYVVAGEDAGSKLTKAKDLGVTVLTEDEWLALIGN, encoded by the coding sequence ATGACTGTGAAGAAAAATCCCGCCCCCGACATCGCCACTCTCACCAAAGCCAAGGCCAAGGTGGAGCTGATGCGGCTTCGCCTCGTGATCGAGGGCCACGACAAGGCGTACTATCAGGACGACGCGCCCAAGATTTCGGATGCCGACTACGACGCGTTGCGGCGGCGGCTGGAGGCGATCGAGCAGAAATTTCCCGAACTGGTCAGCGCGTCGTCGCCGACCCAGACCGTCGGCGCCGCGCCGGCGCGGGGCTTTGCCAAGGTGCAGCACGCGGTGCCGATGCTGTCGCTCGGCAACGCCTTCACCGACGAAGAGGTCGCCGAGTTCGTCGAGCGGGTGCAGCGTTTCCTGCGGCTCGACGATGTGCCGGCGATCGTCGCCGAGCCGAAGATCGACGGCCTGTCATTGTCGCTACGCTATGAGAATGGCGAACTGGTGCGCGCGGCCACCCGCGGTGATGGTTTCACCGGCGAGGACGTCACCGCCAACGTCCGCACCATCAAGGACGTGCCGAACACGCTGAAGGGCAACACCATCCCCGCGGCCTGCGAATTGCGCGGTGAAGTCTACATGCTGAAGCACGACTTCCTCGCGCTGAACAAGCGTCAGGAGGAGGCGGGCGAGACCGTGTTCGCCAATCCGCGCAATTCGGCCGCCGGCTCGCTGCGGCAGAAGGATGTCGCCGTCACCGCGTCGCGGCCGCTGAAGTTCTTCGCCTATGCGTGGGGTGAGATGAGCGACTATCCGATGGAGGAGCCGACCCAGCACAAGATGCTGCAATGGCTCGACCACGCCGGCTTCGTCGTCAATCCCGAGATCACGCTGTGTCACAGCGTCGAAGACGCGCTCGCGTTCTATCGCCGGATCGGCGAGAAACGCGCGTCGCTGCCGTATGACATCGACGGCGTGGTCTACAAGGTCGACCGGCTCGACTATCAGGAGCGGCTCGGCTTCGTGTCGCGCAGTCCGCGCTGGGCGATCGCGCACAAATTTGCCGCCGAGCAGGCGACGACCGTGCTGGAGAAGATCGATATCCAGGTCGGCCGCACCGGCGCGATGACGCCGGTGGCGCGGCTGCAGCCGGTGACGGTCGGCGGCGTGGTGGTGCAGAACGCGACGCTGCACAACGAGGACTACATCAAGGGCATCGGTAACGACGGCTCTCCCTTGCGTGACGGCGTCGACATCCGCGAAGGCGACACCGTGGTGGTGCAGCGCGCTGGCGACGTGATTCCGCAGATCGTCAGCGTCGTGCTCGACAAGCGGCCCGCCGGTGCCGAGCCGTATCACTTCCCACATAAATGTCCCGTCTGCGGCAGCCACGCGGTGCGCGAAGAGGGCGAGGCGGTGTGGCGCTGCACTGGTGCGCTGATCTGCCCGGCGCAGGCGGTGGAGCGGCTGAAGCACTTCGTGTCGCGGCTCGCGTTCGATATCGACGGGCTCGGCGAGAAGCAGATCGAACTGTTCCACGAGCGCGGCTGGGTGCAGGAGCCTGCCGACATCTTTACGCTGAAGGCCCGCAATGCCGAATTGAAGCTCGAACAGCTCGAAGGCTATGGCGAAACCTCGGTGCGCAATCTGTTCGCGGCGATCGACGCGCGCCGCACCATCGAGCTGCACCGGCTGATCTTCGCGCTCGGCATCCGCCATGTCGGCGAGGGCAACGCCAAGCTGCTGGCGCGGCACTACGGCACGCTGGATGCGTTCCTGACCGCGATGCGCGCCGCCGCCGACGCGCAGACCGAGGAGGGCAACACCTCGGAGGCCTATCAGGATCTCGACAACATCGCCGGCATCGGCGATGTCGTCGCCGAAGCGGTGGTCGAGTTCTTCGCCGAGGAACGCAACGTCAAGGCGCTCGATGCGCTGCTCGCCGAACTCACCGAGGTGCTACCGGCCGAGCAGGCGCGGCGTGACACGGCTGTCGCGGGCAAGACCGTGGTGTTCACCGGTTCGCTGTCGAAATTCACCCGCGACGAAGCCAAGGCCGCGGCCGAGCGGCTGGGTGCCAAGGTCGCCGGCTCGGTGTCGAAGAAGACCGACTACGTGGTCGCCGGCGAAGACGCCGGTTCGAAGCTGACCAAGGCGAAAGACCTCGGCGTCACCGTGCTGACCGAAGACGAGTGGCTGGCGCTGATCGGAAACTAA
- the lpxC gene encoding UDP-3-O-acyl-N-acetylglucosamine deacetylase, which yields MKFSRQTTLRSQATVTGVGVHSGRPVTLTLGPADVDAGLLFVRTGLDGADREIKATSKSVVATELATVLGDCDGPLVSTAEHVLSALRGMGIDNATIEVDGPEVPIMDGSAAPFVAAIDQAGIREQAAPRRYIQVLKPVSAAIGESFGEFRPHAGGFRVEVEIDFSNPQIGKQKYALGVEPEMFRREVARARTFGRMNDVARLWKMGYALGASFENSVVFDDDRLLNPEGLRYSDECARHKALDAIGDLALAGLPILGAYRSVRGGHKLNHTVLTTLLADRSAWRVIEAEPARRAVRGHAEAVTGLVGGMVAPAYGPDVS from the coding sequence ATGAAGTTCAGCCGGCAAACCACGCTGCGTTCGCAAGCCACGGTGACGGGCGTAGGTGTTCATTCGGGCCGTCCGGTGACTCTGACATTGGGACCCGCAGATGTCGATGCGGGTTTACTTTTTGTCCGGACCGGCCTCGACGGCGCCGACCGCGAGATCAAGGCGACCTCGAAATCGGTGGTCGCCACCGAGCTTGCCACCGTCCTCGGTGACTGCGACGGTCCGCTGGTCTCCACCGCCGAACACGTTCTCTCCGCCCTGCGCGGCATGGGTATCGACAACGCCACCATCGAGGTCGACGGTCCCGAGGTTCCGATCATGGACGGCAGCGCCGCGCCGTTCGTCGCCGCGATCGACCAGGCCGGTATCCGCGAGCAGGCCGCTCCCCGCCGTTATATCCAGGTTCTGAAGCCGGTTTCCGCCGCGATCGGCGAATCCTTCGGCGAGTTTCGGCCCCATGCCGGCGGCTTCCGCGTCGAAGTCGAGATCGACTTTTCCAATCCCCAGATCGGCAAACAGAAATACGCCCTCGGCGTCGAGCCCGAGATGTTCCGCCGCGAAGTCGCCCGCGCTCGCACCTTCGGCCGGATGAACGACGTCGCCCGGCTGTGGAAGATGGGCTACGCGCTCGGCGCCTCGTTCGAGAACTCGGTGGTGTTCGACGACGACCGGCTGCTCAACCCGGAAGGCCTGCGCTATTCCGACGAGTGCGCCCGCCACAAGGCGCTCGATGCGATCGGCGACCTCGCGCTCGCCGGCCTGCCGATCCTTGGCGCATATCGCTCGGTGCGCGGCGGCCACAAGCTCAACCACACCGTGCTGACCACTCTGCTGGCGGATCGCAGCGCCTGGCGGGTGATCGAAGCCGAGCCGGCCCGCCGCGCGGTGCGTGGCCATGCCGAAGCCGTCACCGGTTTGGTCGGCGGCATGGTGGCCCCGGCCTACGGTCCGGACGTGTCCTGA
- a CDS encoding multidrug effflux MFS transporter: MHGIVGRYAMIDASRRDLPPSKLLLLLLVLMNGAAPIALYIFVPALPVLASDFSSDISVAQMTVSLYMVGLACSQLIMGPLSDRFGRRPVLLGGLALMVAASIGCIFAQTLPQLIGLRFLQALGGASGMVISRAIIRDLYSRDRVGGMLSLVIAVMMIAQMLSPLAGGVIETAFGWRAIFYAVTAGAIVVAAAITLALPETSRRSGAPAAQRGGFRTDLRSLFGSHAFIGYVLCQVLASAIIFIFAGGGPYVVVTQMGRSSAEYGAWFASSGFAYLMGNLFCVKFSPRHSLDRLIWFGLGLQIAGAALNLAWGVLGWNQVPSWLFGTHMIIMFGNAAVMANAAAGAISIRPQAAGTASGLMGFTQFGFGSLCSQAGAWLGGHFATPLPLNIAIFGTALACASAMIFLVPRRNLIATEEMIEKAEEETLV, translated from the coding sequence ATGCACGGAATCGTCGGCAGATACGCAATGATCGACGCCAGCCGGCGCGACCTGCCGCCGTCGAAGCTGCTGCTCCTGCTGCTTGTGCTGATGAACGGTGCGGCGCCGATCGCGCTGTACATCTTCGTGCCGGCGCTGCCGGTGCTGGCGAGCGATTTTTCCAGCGACATCTCGGTCGCGCAGATGACCGTGTCGCTCTACATGGTCGGGCTGGCCTGCTCGCAGTTGATCATGGGGCCGTTGTCCGACCGGTTCGGCCGCCGCCCGGTGCTGCTCGGCGGGCTGGCGCTGATGGTCGCGGCCAGCATCGGCTGCATCTTCGCACAGACGCTGCCGCAACTGATCGGCTTGCGCTTCCTGCAGGCGCTCGGCGGCGCCTCGGGCATGGTGATCAGCCGCGCCATCATCCGCGACCTCTACAGCCGCGACCGCGTCGGCGGCATGCTCAGCCTCGTGATCGCCGTGATGATGATCGCGCAGATGCTGAGCCCGCTCGCCGGCGGCGTGATCGAAACCGCGTTCGGCTGGCGCGCGATCTTCTACGCCGTCACCGCCGGAGCGATCGTCGTCGCCGCCGCGATCACGCTGGCGCTGCCGGAAACGAGCCGCCGCAGCGGCGCGCCGGCCGCGCAGCGCGGCGGCTTCCGCACCGACCTGCGCAGCCTGTTCGGCAGCCACGCCTTCATCGGCTACGTGCTGTGCCAGGTGCTGGCCTCGGCGATCATCTTCATCTTCGCCGGCGGCGGCCCCTACGTGGTGGTGACGCAGATGGGCCGCAGCAGCGCCGAATACGGCGCCTGGTTCGCCAGCTCCGGCTTCGCCTATCTGATGGGCAATTTGTTCTGCGTGAAGTTCTCGCCGCGGCATTCGCTCGACCGGCTGATCTGGTTCGGCCTCGGCTTGCAGATCGCCGGCGCGGCGCTCAATCTGGCGTGGGGCGTGCTCGGCTGGAATCAGGTGCCGAGCTGGCTGTTCGGCACCCACATGATCATCATGTTCGGCAACGCCGCAGTGATGGCCAACGCCGCCGCCGGCGCGATCAGCATCCGCCCGCAGGCCGCCGGTACCGCCTCCGGTCTGATGGGCTTCACCCAATTCGGGTTCGGCTCGCTGTGTTCGCAGGCCGGCGCCTGGCTCGGCGGCCATTTCGCGACGCCGCTGCCGCTCAACATCGCGATCTTCGGAACCGCGCTCGCCTGCGCCTCGGCGATGATCTTCCTGGTGCCGCGCCGCAATCTGATCGCGACCGAGGAAATGATCGAGAAGGCGGAAGAAGAGACGCTGGTGTAG
- the recN gene encoding DNA repair protein RecN: protein MLARLSIRDIVLIERLDIEFSRGLAVLTGETGAGKSILLDAFALALGGRGDAALVRHGAEHGQVTASFDVARTHPAFAILKANGLDDREVDESGELILRRVQLADGRTRAFINDQSVSVQTLKAVGATLVEIHGQHDERALVDAATHRRLLDAFAGLDKDVAALETLWEGRRTARAALDAHRAGMERAAREADYLRHAADELRQLAPQDGEETTLAERRTTMMQGEKIAADLREAQEVVGGHHSPVAALASAVRRLERRAGTAPHLIEPAVKAIDAAINALEEADQHLNAALAAADFDPLELERIEERLFALRAAARKYSTPVDSLAALAAQYVADVALIDAGADQLVVLEKDAAEADARYDAAAAKLSAARTKAADKLNKAVGAELAPLKLERAKFMTQVEADAAAPGPQGIDRVEFWVQTNPGTRPGPLMKVASGGELSRFLLALKVVLSDKGSAPTLVFDEIDTGVGGAVADAIGGRLARLASKVQVMAVTHAPQVAARADQHLLISKAALDKGKRVATRVAALEQDHRREEIARMLAGAEITAEARAAADRLIKAAG from the coding sequence ATGCTGGCGCGCCTTTCGATCCGCGATATCGTGTTGATCGAGCGGCTCGACATCGAATTTTCCCGTGGCCTTGCGGTGCTGACCGGCGAAACCGGCGCCGGCAAATCGATTCTGCTCGATGCGTTCGCGCTGGCGCTTGGCGGTAGGGGCGATGCCGCGCTGGTCCGGCACGGCGCCGAGCACGGGCAGGTCACCGCCAGTTTCGATGTCGCCAGGACCCACCCGGCGTTCGCGATTCTCAAGGCCAACGGGCTGGATGATCGCGAGGTCGACGAATCCGGCGAACTGATCCTGCGCCGCGTTCAGCTCGCCGACGGCCGCACCCGTGCCTTCATCAACGACCAGTCGGTCAGCGTGCAGACCCTCAAAGCGGTCGGCGCGACGCTGGTCGAGATCCACGGCCAGCACGACGAGCGGGCGCTGGTCGATGCGGCGACGCATCGCCGGTTGCTCGACGCCTTCGCCGGCCTCGACAAGGACGTCGCCGCGCTGGAGACGCTGTGGGAGGGCCGCCGCACCGCGCGGGCCGCGCTCGACGCCCACCGCGCCGGGATGGAGCGCGCCGCGCGCGAGGCCGACTATCTGCGCCACGCCGCCGACGAGCTGAGGCAGCTCGCGCCGCAGGACGGCGAGGAGACCACGCTGGCCGAGCGCCGCACCACCATGATGCAGGGCGAGAAGATCGCTGCCGATTTGCGCGAGGCGCAGGAGGTCGTCGGCGGCCATCATTCGCCGGTCGCCGCGCTGGCATCCGCGGTGCGCCGGCTGGAGCGCCGCGCCGGCACGGCGCCGCACCTGATCGAGCCGGCGGTGAAAGCGATCGACGCCGCCATCAACGCGCTGGAAGAGGCCGACCAGCATCTCAACGCCGCGCTGGCCGCAGCCGATTTCGATCCCTTGGAGCTGGAGCGGATCGAGGAGCGGCTGTTCGCGCTGCGCGCCGCCGCCCGCAAGTATTCGACCCCGGTGGATTCGCTCGCCGCGCTGGCGGCGCAATATGTCGCCGACGTCGCGCTGATCGATGCCGGTGCCGATCAGCTCGTCGTGCTGGAGAAGGACGCCGCCGAGGCCGATGCCCGCTACGATGCCGCGGCGGCCAAGCTGTCGGCCGCGCGCACCAAGGCCGCCGACAAGCTCAACAAGGCGGTCGGCGCCGAGCTCGCGCCGCTCAAGCTCGAACGCGCCAAGTTCATGACCCAGGTCGAGGCCGATGCGGCGGCTCCGGGGCCGCAGGGCATCGACCGCGTCGAATTTTGGGTGCAGACCAATCCCGGCACGCGGCCGGGCCCCCTGATGAAGGTGGCATCCGGCGGCGAGCTGTCGCGCTTCCTGCTGGCGCTGAAGGTGGTGCTGTCCGACAAGGGCTCGGCACCGACCCTGGTGTTCGACGAGATCGATACCGGCGTCGGCGGCGCGGTTGCGGACGCAATCGGCGGCCGCTTGGCCCGGCTGGCCTCGAAGGTCCAGGTGATGGCCGTCACCCACGCCCCCCAGGTCGCCGCCCGCGCCGACCAGCATCTGCTGATCTCGAAAGCCGCCCTCGACAAAGGCAAACGCGTCGCCACCCGCGTCGCCGCCCTGGAACAAGACCACCGCCGCGAAGAAATCGCCCGCATGCTGGCCGGCGCCGAGATCACCGCCGAGGCGCGAGCCGCGGCCGACCGGCTGATCAAGGCGGCGGGGTAG
- a CDS encoding aminopeptidase P family protein — MFESHFQSFEEPESGVALTARLSAFREELLRRKLTGFAIPRADQQQNEYVPPSDERLAWLTGFTGSAGLAYVLIDQAALFVDGRYTLQAAKQVDGNAWRIESLVEPPPERWLETHLKAGDRLGFDPWLHTSSAVERMQAACAKAGAELVAVDGNPVDAVWSERPAPPLGPVSVHGVEFAGESEASKLARINEELARLKADALVLSDSHAVAWTFNIRGADVSHTPLPLSYALLPKDGRPTIFIDGRKLSNSVRDHLEQTAEVAEPAELAPMLRELANTGATIALDSATAADALTRLIKEAGGKPLRGADPVALLKAVKNQAEIDGTRAAHRRDAVALARFLAFIDAEAPKGTLTEIDAVEALETFRRDTGALKDVSFPTISGTGPNGAIVHYRVTRKSNRRIQPGDLLLIDSGAQYQDGTTDVTRTIAVGTPSAEMRDRFTRVLRGHLAIARAVFPDGTTGAQLDTLARQFLWQAGIDFEHGTGHGVGSYLSVHEGPARISKLGTTPLKRGMILSNEPGYYKTDGYGIRIENLELVVEKQIVGAEKPMNGFEALTLAPIDRRLIEVAMLSAEELAWLDAYHARVRETVRPHLDGPTRLWLDGATAPLQS; from the coding sequence ATGTTCGAGTCGCATTTCCAGAGCTTCGAGGAGCCCGAGAGCGGCGTCGCACTCACCGCGCGGCTGTCGGCGTTTCGCGAAGAGCTGCTGCGGCGCAAGCTCACCGGATTTGCGATTCCCCGCGCCGATCAGCAACAAAACGAATATGTGCCGCCGTCCGACGAGCGGCTGGCGTGGCTCACCGGCTTCACCGGATCGGCCGGTCTGGCGTATGTGCTGATCGATCAGGCCGCTTTGTTCGTCGACGGCCGCTACACCTTGCAGGCCGCCAAACAGGTCGACGGCAATGCGTGGCGCATCGAGTCGCTGGTCGAACCGCCGCCGGAGCGCTGGCTGGAGACGCATCTGAAAGCCGGTGATCGCCTCGGATTTGATCCGTGGCTGCACACTTCTTCGGCAGTCGAACGGATGCAGGCCGCCTGCGCCAAGGCCGGCGCCGAGCTGGTCGCAGTCGACGGCAATCCGGTCGATGCAGTGTGGAGCGAGCGCCCCGCCCCGCCGCTCGGGCCGGTCAGCGTCCACGGCGTGGAATTTGCCGGCGAGAGCGAAGCCAGCAAGCTCGCCCGCATCAACGAGGAGCTGGCGCGGCTGAAGGCCGATGCGCTGGTGCTGTCGGATTCCCACGCGGTCGCCTGGACCTTCAACATCCGCGGCGCCGACGTCTCGCACACGCCGCTGCCGCTGTCCTACGCGCTGCTGCCGAAGGATGGCCGCCCCACCATCTTCATCGACGGCCGCAAGCTGTCGAACAGCGTGCGCGACCATCTCGAACAGACCGCGGAGGTCGCCGAGCCGGCCGAGCTGGCGCCGATGTTGCGCGAGCTCGCCAACACCGGCGCGACGATCGCGCTCGACAGCGCCACCGCGGCCGATGCGCTGACCCGGCTGATCAAGGAGGCCGGCGGCAAGCCGCTGCGCGGCGCCGATCCAGTGGCGCTGCTCAAGGCGGTGAAGAACCAAGCCGAGATCGACGGCACCCGCGCCGCGCATCGCCGCGACGCGGTGGCGCTGGCGCGCTTCCTCGCTTTCATCGATGCCGAGGCGCCGAAGGGCACGCTGACCGAGATCGACGCGGTGGAGGCGCTGGAGACGTTCCGCCGCGACACCGGCGCGCTCAAGGACGTGTCGTTCCCGACCATCTCCGGCACCGGGCCGAACGGCGCGATCGTGCATTATCGCGTCACCCGCAAAAGCAACCGCCGCATCCAACCCGGCGACCTGCTGCTGATCGATAGCGGCGCGCAGTATCAGGACGGCACCACCGACGTCACCCGCACCATTGCGGTCGGGACGCCTTCGGCGGAGATGCGCGACCGCTTCACCCGCGTGCTGCGCGGCCATCTGGCGATCGCCCGCGCGGTGTTTCCCGACGGCACCACCGGCGCGCAGCTCGATACGCTGGCGCGGCAGTTCCTGTGGCAGGCCGGAATCGATTTCGAGCACGGCACCGGCCACGGCGTCGGAAGCTATTTGTCGGTGCACGAAGGCCCGGCGCGGATCTCCAAGCTCGGCACCACGCCGCTGAAGCGCGGCATGATCCTGTCCAACGAGCCCGGCTACTACAAGACGGACGGTTACGGCATCCGCATCGAGAATCTCGAACTGGTGGTCGAGAAACAGATCGTCGGCGCCGAGAAGCCGATGAACGGCTTCGAGGCCCTGACGCTGGCGCCGATCGACCGCCGTCTGATCGAGGTCGCGATGCTCAGCGCCGAGGAACTGGCGTGGCTCGACGCCTACCACGCCCGCGTCCGCGAAACCGTCCGTCCCCACCTCGACGGCCCAACCCGGCTTTGGCTCGACGGGGCGACCGCGCCGCTGCAATCCTAA
- a CDS encoding outer membrane protein assembly factor BamD: protein MSAQRIALGLRNGDKSRRGDRLRRGLPMIFSLLALSLPLGGCGTGALWDKFLAKDDKMVDEPADKLYNEGLYLMNQDKDTKGAAKKFEEVDRQHPYSDWARKSLLMSAYAYYQAGDYDSCIGAATRYVTLHPGSPDAAYAQYLIAASHYDQIPDISRDQGRTEKAIASLEEVIRKYPTSEYANSAKQKLEGARDQLAGKEMDVGRYYMSKRDYAAAINRFKTVVTRYQTTRHVEEALARLTEAYMAIGIVGEAQTAAAVLGHNFPDSKWYKDAYTLVKSGGLEPTENKGSWISRSFKKLGLG, encoded by the coding sequence ATGTCGGCACAGCGGATCGCGCTCGGACTGCGGAACGGGGACAAGTCTCGCAGGGGCGATCGCCTGCGGCGGGGGCTGCCGATGATCTTCAGTCTGCTCGCGCTGTCGCTCCCGCTCGGCGGCTGCGGCACCGGGGCGTTGTGGGACAAGTTCCTGGCCAAAGACGACAAGATGGTCGATGAGCCGGCGGACAAGCTCTACAACGAGGGCTTGTACCTGATGAATCAGGACAAGGACACCAAGGGCGCCGCCAAGAAGTTCGAGGAAGTCGACCGCCAGCACCCGTATTCGGATTGGGCGCGCAAATCGCTGCTGATGTCGGCCTACGCCTATTATCAGGCCGGCGACTACGATAGCTGCATCGGCGCCGCCACCCGCTACGTCACGCTGCATCCCGGCAGCCCGGACGCCGCCTATGCGCAATACCTGATCGCCGCCTCGCATTACGATCAGATCCCGGACATCTCGCGCGACCAGGGGCGCACCGAGAAGGCGATCGCCTCGCTCGAAGAGGTGATCCGCAAATATCCGACCTCCGAATACGCCAACAGCGCCAAGCAGAAGCTGGAAGGCGCCCGCGACCAGCTCGCCGGCAAGGAGATGGACGTCGGCCGCTATTACATGAGCAAGCGCGACTACGCTGCGGCGATCAACCGATTCAAGACCGTGGTGACGCGCTATCAGACCACCCGCCACGTCGAAGAGGCGCTGGCGCGGCTGACCGAGGCCTATATGGCGATCGGCATCGTCGGTGAGGCGCAGACCGCCGCCGCCGTGCTTGGCCACAACTTTCCTGACAGCAAGTGGTACAAAGACGCCTACACTCTTGTAAAGTCGGGTGGACTCGAACCGACCGAGAACAAGGGGTCCTGGATCTCTAGGTCGTTCAAGAAACTCGGCCTCGGATAG
- a CDS encoding GIY-YIG nuclease family protein, whose product MPYYVYLLASRKDGALYVGVTNDLVRRVYEHRTKAVPGFTSKYNIAKLVWFEIHDDPISAITREKEIKKWRRAWKVALIERENSGWDDLFDTIAR is encoded by the coding sequence GTGCCCTATTATGTCTATCTGCTCGCCAGCCGGAAAGACGGAGCGCTGTATGTCGGCGTCACCAACGACCTCGTCCGCCGGGTCTACGAGCATCGCACCAAAGCCGTGCCGGGTTTCACGTCGAAATACAACATCGCCAAGCTGGTCTGGTTCGAAATCCACGACGACCCGATCTCCGCCATCACCCGGGAAAAGGAGATCAAGAAGTGGCGGCGGGCGTGGAAGGTGGCGTTGATCGAGCGGGAGAATTCGGGCTGGGACGATCTGTTCGACACGATCGCGCGATAG